One genomic window of Azospirillum sp. TSH58 includes the following:
- a CDS encoding SDR family NAD(P)-dependent oxidoreductase, with amino-acid sequence MTIVVTGAAGFIGSHVAAALLDRGETVLGIDNLNDYYSVALKEARLARLVARPGFRFVKADVSDRAAIEALDPDFAQATGVVHLAAQAGVRYSLENPYAYVDANVTGQVAMLEAARRMPKLKHFVYASTSSVYGANKKMPFSVEDRVDSPMSIYAATKKAAEMMTYAYCHLYKFPATGLRFFTVYGPWGRPDMAAYLFADAIMAGRPIRVFNEGRMKRDFTFVEDIAAGVLAALDRPATPDVNGAPHTVYNLGNNRTEDLMRFIGIIEESLGREAVKVMEPLQKGDVPETTADIEASRRDLGYEPKTPIDVGLPRFIAWYKDYHGIA; translated from the coding sequence ATGACGATCGTGGTCACCGGCGCGGCCGGTTTCATCGGCTCGCACGTCGCGGCGGCCCTGCTGGATCGCGGCGAGACGGTGTTGGGGATCGACAACCTCAACGACTACTATTCCGTGGCGCTGAAGGAAGCCCGGCTGGCCCGCCTCGTCGCCCGCCCCGGCTTCCGCTTCGTCAAGGCCGACGTGTCCGACCGCGCCGCCATCGAGGCGCTGGACCCCGACTTCGCGCAGGCGACCGGCGTCGTGCATCTGGCCGCCCAGGCCGGCGTGCGCTACTCGCTGGAGAATCCCTACGCCTATGTGGACGCCAACGTCACCGGGCAGGTGGCGATGCTGGAAGCCGCCCGGCGCATGCCGAAGCTGAAGCATTTCGTCTACGCCTCCACCTCCTCCGTCTACGGTGCCAACAAGAAGATGCCCTTCTCGGTGGAGGACCGCGTCGATTCCCCCATGTCCATCTACGCCGCGACGAAGAAGGCGGCGGAGATGATGACCTACGCCTACTGCCACCTCTACAAGTTCCCGGCGACCGGCCTGCGCTTCTTCACCGTCTACGGCCCCTGGGGGCGTCCGGACATGGCCGCCTACCTGTTCGCCGACGCGATCATGGCGGGCCGCCCGATCCGCGTCTTCAACGAGGGGCGGATGAAGCGCGACTTCACCTTCGTCGAGGACATCGCGGCGGGCGTGCTGGCGGCGCTGGACCGCCCGGCGACGCCCGACGTCAACGGCGCGCCGCACACCGTCTACAACCTCGGCAACAACCGGACCGAGGATCTGATGCGCTTCATCGGCATCATCGAGGAGTCGCTGGGCCGCGAGGCGGTGAAGGTGATGGAGCCGTTGCAGAAGGGCGACGTGCCGGAAACCACCGCCGACATCGAGGCGAGCCGCCGCGACCTGGGCTACGAGCCGAAGACGCCGATCGACGTCGGCCTGCCCCGCTTCATCGCGTGGTACAAGGACTATCACGGCATTGCCTGA
- the asnB gene encoding asparagine synthase (glutamine-hydrolyzing) — MCGICGFLAGPSPGSGAGSVPGLEATARRMADTIAHRGPDGDGVWADGEAGIALGHRRLAILELSPLGRQPMESADGRWVIAYNGEIYNFQDLRAELEAAGHQFRGHSDTEVLLEGCAAWGVERTVRRLVGIFAFALWDRRERTLYLVRDHLGVKPLYWARMGGALLFGSQPKALRAHPAFAAEIDRDALSAYLRFSYVPAPHSIYQGVHKLEPGSILTVRPGREPERTVYWSAGEAARAGIADRLSLSDAEATDALESLLKDAVGRQMMADVPLGAFLSGGIDSSTVVALMQAQSARPVRTFTIGFGEDGYDEAVHARAVAAHLGTEHTELRVEASHALEIIPKLADWYDEPFADSSQIPTLLVSEMTRRSVTVALSGDGGDELFAGYNRYLTAPALWRRMASLPAGLRRGAAGLIRAVRPAGWDALAGLIPEGRRPRQTGDKLHKLAGVLDAAGPDAIYRRLVSQWQDPDALVRGGREPHGPAWDDGLAAGIPDFVERMQHLDSVTYLPDDILAKVDRASMGVSLEARVPLLDHRVVEFAWRVPPSQKLRDGKGKWLLRQVLYRHVPPALVERPKAGFAIPLDGWLRGPLRDWAEDLLDEGRLRREGFLDPAPIRACWAEHLAGTRNNQHRLWNVLMFQDWNRRWGSAAAPVPLAASAA; from the coding sequence GTGTGTGGAATCTGCGGCTTCCTGGCCGGCCCCAGCCCCGGCTCCGGAGCGGGCTCCGTGCCCGGGCTTGAAGCCACAGCACGGCGCATGGCCGACACCATCGCCCACCGCGGCCCCGACGGGGACGGCGTGTGGGCGGACGGGGAGGCCGGGATCGCGCTCGGCCACCGGCGGCTCGCCATCTTGGAGCTGTCACCGCTCGGCCGCCAGCCGATGGAATCGGCGGACGGGCGCTGGGTGATCGCCTACAACGGCGAGATCTACAATTTCCAGGATCTGCGGGCGGAACTCGAAGCCGCCGGCCACCAATTCCGCGGCCATTCGGACACCGAGGTCCTGCTGGAGGGCTGCGCCGCCTGGGGCGTCGAGCGCACCGTGCGCCGGCTGGTCGGCATCTTCGCCTTCGCCCTGTGGGACCGTCGTGAGCGCACCCTTTATCTGGTCCGCGACCATCTGGGGGTGAAGCCGCTCTACTGGGCGCGGATGGGCGGTGCGCTGCTGTTCGGCTCCCAGCCCAAGGCGCTGCGCGCCCATCCCGCCTTCGCGGCGGAGATCGACCGCGACGCGCTGTCCGCCTATCTGCGCTTCAGCTACGTCCCGGCGCCGCACAGCATCTACCAGGGCGTCCACAAGCTGGAGCCGGGCAGCATCCTGACCGTCCGACCGGGGCGCGAGCCGGAGCGCACCGTCTATTGGAGCGCGGGCGAAGCGGCGCGCGCCGGCATCGCCGACCGGCTGTCGCTGTCCGACGCCGAGGCGACGGATGCGCTCGAATCGCTGCTGAAGGATGCGGTCGGGCGGCAGATGATGGCCGACGTGCCGCTGGGCGCCTTCCTGTCCGGCGGGATCGACAGTTCCACCGTCGTCGCGCTGATGCAGGCGCAGAGCGCGCGGCCCGTGCGCACCTTCACCATCGGTTTCGGCGAGGACGGCTACGACGAGGCGGTGCACGCCCGCGCGGTCGCCGCCCATCTCGGCACCGAGCACACCGAGCTTCGGGTGGAGGCCAGCCACGCGCTGGAGATCATCCCCAAGCTGGCCGACTGGTACGACGAGCCCTTCGCCGACAGCTCGCAGATCCCGACGCTGCTGGTGTCGGAGATGACCCGGCGCTCCGTCACCGTGGCCCTGTCCGGCGACGGCGGGGACGAGCTGTTCGCCGGCTACAACCGCTACCTCACGGCGCCCGCCCTGTGGCGGCGCATGGCGAGCCTTCCCGCCGGTCTGCGGCGCGGCGCCGCCGGGCTGATCCGCGCCGTCCGGCCCGCCGGATGGGACGCGCTGGCCGGGCTAATCCCCGAGGGGCGGCGCCCGCGCCAGACCGGCGACAAACTGCACAAGCTGGCCGGCGTTCTGGATGCCGCCGGGCCGGACGCCATCTACCGCCGTCTGGTCAGCCAGTGGCAGGACCCCGACGCGCTGGTCCGCGGCGGGCGGGAACCGCATGGCCCGGCCTGGGACGACGGGCTGGCGGCGGGCATCCCCGATTTCGTCGAGCGCATGCAGCATCTCGACAGCGTCACCTACCTGCCGGACGACATCCTGGCCAAGGTGGACCGCGCCAGCATGGGCGTGTCGCTGGAGGCGCGCGTGCCGCTGCTCGACCACCGGGTGGTGGAGTTCGCGTGGCGTGTGCCGCCCTCGCAGAAGCTGCGCGACGGCAAGGGCAAGTGGCTGCTGCGGCAAGTGCTCTACCGCCATGTCCCGCCGGCTCTGGTGGAGCGGCCCAAGGCCGGCTTCGCCATTCCGCTGGACGGCTGGCTGCGCGGCCCGCTGCGCGACTGGGCGGAGGATCTGCTGGACGAGGGGCGGCTGCGCCGGGAGGGCTTCCTCGACCCCGCGCCGATCCGCGCCTGCTGGGCGGAGCATCTGGCGGGAACCCGCAACAACCAGCACCGGCTCTGGAACGTGCTGATGTTCCAGGACTGGAACCGCCGCTGGGGCAGCGCCGCCGCCCCGGTCCCGCTTGCCGCGAGCGCCGCATGA
- a CDS encoding DMT family transporter: MAVDPARARLWGYGCIVASALLFGVAGTAAKMMFVAAMPPLVMIAVRAMVSAAALALIMLALGRPIRVRRVDLPFLGELAVWLTLVNLTFFYAIALTNVALALMLEYTAPMLIVAAGLLLGTHRMNRAVALILAGNAAGCFLLVGAYDPALWSGNALGAAVGMLCAVSFAAYNVRCAHGHRRGLDSWSMTFWPFFLSALFWLLATPAIDYAAVEVTWETVGFVLFIGVFGTVAPYWLYLEGLKTIEPFPATVIGMLDPVFAGVTAFLLLGESFEPPQLAGMAVVCAVIVFLKRNEAAVQAIPRPAAEPS; encoded by the coding sequence ATGGCGGTTGATCCGGCGCGGGCGCGCCTGTGGGGGTATGGCTGCATCGTCGCCTCCGCGCTGCTGTTCGGCGTGGCCGGGACGGCGGCCAAGATGATGTTCGTCGCCGCCATGCCGCCGCTGGTCATGATCGCGGTGCGCGCCATGGTGTCCGCCGCCGCCCTGGCCCTGATCATGCTGGCGCTCGGCCGGCCGATCCGGGTGCGGCGGGTGGACCTGCCGTTCCTGGGCGAGCTGGCGGTGTGGCTGACGCTGGTCAACCTGACCTTCTTCTACGCCATCGCCCTGACCAACGTGGCGCTGGCGCTGATGCTGGAATACACCGCGCCCATGCTGATCGTGGCCGCCGGGCTGCTGCTCGGCACCCACCGGATGAACCGGGCGGTCGCGCTGATCCTGGCGGGCAACGCCGCCGGCTGCTTCCTGCTGGTCGGCGCCTACGACCCGGCCCTGTGGTCGGGCAACGCGCTGGGGGCGGCGGTGGGGATGCTCTGCGCCGTGTCCTTCGCCGCCTACAACGTCCGCTGCGCCCACGGCCACCGGCGGGGGCTGGACAGCTGGTCGATGACCTTCTGGCCCTTCTTCCTGTCGGCGCTGTTCTGGCTGCTCGCCACCCCGGCCATCGATTACGCGGCGGTCGAGGTGACCTGGGAGACCGTGGGCTTCGTGCTGTTCATCGGCGTCTTCGGCACGGTGGCGCCCTACTGGCTCTATCTGGAGGGGCTGAAGACCATCGAGCCGTTCCCGGCGACGGTGATCGGCATGCTCGATCCCGTCTTCGCCGGGGTGACGGCCTTCCTGCTGCTGGGCGAGAGCTTCGAGCCGCCCCAACTGGCCGGGATGGCGGTGGTCTGCGCGGTGATCGTCTTCCTGAAGCGCAACGAGGCCGCCGTGCAGGCTATTCCCCGTCCCGCGGCAGAGCCTTCCTGA
- a CDS encoding GNAT family N-acetyltransferase, translating to MTQDSARDNTQDSMMAGLTLSLSGRLDPDEVKQIHGALRAFNERFTAPYDLREIMITVRDADGALMAGLTGYTNWEWLYVDYLWVHDRRRGGGLGARLLAAAEEEAVKRGCRWSRLYTYDFQAPGFYRKQGYEVWAEMEGYPPGHTQIWLRKALPRDGE from the coding sequence GTGACACAGGACAGCGCCCGGGACAACACCCAGGACAGCATGATGGCCGGGCTGACCCTCTCCCTCTCCGGACGGCTCGACCCGGACGAGGTGAAGCAGATCCACGGCGCACTGCGCGCCTTCAACGAGCGCTTCACCGCCCCCTACGACCTGCGGGAGATCATGATCACCGTCCGCGACGCGGACGGGGCGCTGATGGCCGGCCTGACCGGCTACACCAACTGGGAGTGGCTGTATGTGGACTATCTGTGGGTCCATGACAGGCGGCGCGGCGGCGGTCTCGGCGCCCGCCTGCTCGCCGCCGCGGAAGAGGAGGCGGTGAAACGCGGCTGCCGCTGGTCGCGCCTCTACACCTACGATTTCCAGGCGCCGGGCTTCTACCGCAAGCAGGGCTACGAGGTGTGGGCGGAGATGGAGGGCTACCCGCCGGGGCACACGCAGATCTGGCTCAGGAAGGCTCTGCCGCGGGACGGGGAATAG
- the murA gene encoding UDP-N-acetylglucosamine 1-carboxyvinyltransferase, producing the protein MDKIRIRGGKPLHGSITVGGAKNAALPLMTAALLTDGTLTLTNLPILADINTLCNLLLQHGVAIHMAGAGGDCAGRVVEFTARDITNTTAPYDLVRKMRASVLVLGPLLARCGEAKVSLPGGCAIGARPVDLHIKGLEAMGADIRIEGGYIVAKAPQGGLRGAEYVFPKVSVGATENLLMAATLARGTTVLVNAAREPEVTDLAECLVKMGAKITGIGTDRLTIVGVDRLDGARHMVVPDRIETGTYAMAAAMTGGTLDILNTRLDLIKAAVTALVPAGVEFTEIETNGQTGIRVSRANGELVGVDVMTEPYPGFPTDLQAQMMALMCTARGAGMITETIFENRFMHAPELTRMGARITVHGSSALVRGVERLTGAPVMATDLRASVSLVLAGLAAEGETTVNRVYHLDRGYERLEEKLAACGADIERIRAEDD; encoded by the coding sequence ATGGACAAGATCCGCATCCGCGGCGGCAAGCCCCTTCACGGGTCGATCACGGTCGGCGGCGCCAAGAACGCGGCGCTGCCCCTGATGACCGCGGCGCTCCTCACCGACGGGACGCTGACGCTCACCAACCTGCCGATCCTCGCGGACATCAACACGCTGTGCAACCTGCTGCTCCAGCACGGCGTCGCGATCCACATGGCCGGGGCGGGCGGGGATTGCGCCGGCCGCGTGGTGGAGTTCACCGCCCGCGACATCACCAACACCACGGCCCCCTACGACCTCGTCCGCAAGATGCGGGCGAGCGTGCTGGTGCTCGGCCCGCTGCTCGCCCGCTGCGGCGAGGCCAAGGTGTCGCTGCCCGGCGGCTGCGCCATCGGCGCGCGCCCGGTGGACCTGCACATCAAGGGCCTGGAGGCCATGGGTGCGGACATCCGCATCGAGGGCGGCTACATCGTCGCCAAGGCGCCGCAGGGCGGCCTGCGCGGTGCGGAATACGTGTTCCCCAAGGTGTCGGTGGGCGCCACCGAGAACCTGCTGATGGCCGCCACGCTGGCCCGCGGCACCACGGTGCTGGTCAACGCCGCCCGCGAGCCGGAGGTCACCGACCTCGCCGAATGCCTCGTCAAGATGGGCGCGAAGATCACCGGCATCGGCACCGACCGGCTGACCATCGTCGGCGTGGACCGGCTGGACGGCGCCCGCCACATGGTGGTGCCGGACCGCATCGAGACCGGCACCTACGCCATGGCGGCGGCGATGACCGGCGGCACGCTGGACATCCTGAACACCCGCCTGGACCTGATCAAGGCGGCGGTGACCGCCCTGGTCCCGGCGGGCGTGGAGTTCACGGAGATCGAGACCAACGGCCAGACGGGCATCCGCGTGTCCCGCGCCAACGGCGAGCTGGTCGGCGTGGACGTGATGACCGAGCCCTATCCCGGCTTCCCCACCGACCTTCAGGCCCAGATGATGGCCCTGATGTGCACGGCCAGGGGTGCAGGCATGATCACCGAGACCATATTTGAGAATCGGTTCATGCACGCGCCCGAGCTGACCCGCATGGGAGCCCGCATCACGGTGCACGGTTCCTCCGCCCTCGTCCGGGGTGTGGAGCGTTTGACCGGCGCGCCCGTTATGGCGACGGATCTCCGCGCGTCGGTGTCGCTGGTCCTGGCCGGTCTTGCGGCGGAAGGGGAGACGACGGTCAACCGCGTCTATCACCTCGACCGCGGCTACGAGCGGCTGGAGGAGAAGCTGGCGGCCTGCGGCGCGGACATCGAACGCATCCGGGCGGAGGACGACTGA
- a CDS encoding DUF2948 family protein: protein MSATPIRLRAQDAEDLKVVSACLQDAILPIGDMCFLPEEARFVLVANRFKWETAGKRRPGPTADDDHLNPFERVNCGVRIEGVKAVKLRGLDMKDRAQILELLSVEAAEGALILNFAGGACIRLESPSWTCFVEDLGEPWPTGCKPCHPLEDEQ, encoded by the coding sequence ATGTCCGCCACGCCGATCCGCCTGCGCGCCCAGGATGCCGAGGATCTGAAAGTCGTCTCCGCCTGTCTGCAGGACGCCATCCTGCCGATCGGCGACATGTGCTTCCTGCCCGAAGAGGCGCGCTTCGTGCTGGTGGCCAACCGCTTCAAGTGGGAGACGGCGGGCAAGCGCCGTCCCGGCCCCACCGCCGACGACGATCACCTGAACCCCTTCGAGCGCGTCAATTGCGGCGTGCGGATCGAGGGGGTGAAGGCCGTGAAGCTGCGCGGCCTCGACATGAAGGACCGCGCGCAGATCCTGGAGCTGCTCTCCGTCGAGGCGGCGGAGGGCGCCCTGATCCTGAATTTTGCCGGCGGCGCCTGCATCCGGCTGGAAAGCCCATCCTGGACCTGCTTCGTGGAGGATCTGGGCGAGCCCTGGCCGACCGGCTGCAAGCCCTGCCATCCATTGGAAGACGAACAATAA
- a CDS encoding OsmC family protein, with amino-acid sequence MKARVKWVDGRMFVGESGSGHAVVMDGAPEAGGRNLGIRPMEMLLIGMGGCTGFDVVMILEKGRQAITDCVAEIEAERAETDPKVFTRIHVHFVVTGRGLDPAKVERAIALSAEKYCSASIMLGATAAITHDFEIVEAP; translated from the coding sequence ATGAAGGCGCGGGTGAAGTGGGTTGATGGGCGGATGTTCGTCGGCGAGTCCGGCAGCGGCCACGCCGTGGTCATGGACGGCGCGCCGGAGGCGGGCGGGCGCAACCTGGGCATCCGTCCCATGGAGATGCTGCTGATCGGCATGGGCGGCTGCACCGGCTTCGACGTGGTGATGATCCTGGAGAAGGGCCGTCAGGCCATCACCGACTGCGTGGCCGAGATCGAGGCCGAGCGCGCCGAGACCGACCCCAAGGTCTTCACCAGGATCCACGTCCATTTCGTGGTGACCGGGCGCGGCCTGGACCCGGCGAAGGTGGAGCGCGCCATCGCCCTGTCGGCGGAGAAATACTGCTCCGCCTCGATCATGCTGGGCGCCACCGCCGCGATCACCCACGATTTCGAGATCGTCGAGGCGCCGTAA
- a CDS encoding SDR family oxidoreductase, whose amino-acid sequence MPTSPIAGRTRPVVVVTGASAGVGRATALAFAREWGAAVGLIARSRDALEAVAAEIERLGGTALVLPADVADAEAVEAAADEAERTLGPIDVWVNNAMVTVFGRIRDLTPEEIRRVTEVTYLGSVHGTMAALRRMLPRDRGLILQVGSALAYRSIPLQAAYCGAKSAIRGFIDSLRSELIHDGSRLRVTMVHLPAVNTPQFDWARSHMPRRARPVGAIFDPDDIGRAIVRAAADPKREHWLGFTTAEAILGTQALPAYADYRVAFTAFEGQETEEAEAPGRPDNLFEPVSGLHRTHGRFTGQEERLSLNTMGTAARGFAFLAGLALAGGIGYAARAVLRKERA is encoded by the coding sequence ATGCCCACAAGCCCCATTGCCGGCCGGACCCGGCCCGTCGTCGTCGTCACCGGAGCGTCTGCCGGGGTCGGGCGGGCGACGGCGCTCGCCTTCGCGCGGGAATGGGGTGCGGCGGTCGGGCTGATCGCCCGCTCCCGTGACGCTCTGGAGGCGGTGGCGGCGGAGATCGAGCGGCTCGGCGGCACGGCGCTGGTGCTGCCCGCCGACGTGGCCGACGCCGAAGCGGTGGAGGCCGCCGCCGACGAGGCCGAGCGGACGCTCGGTCCCATCGACGTCTGGGTCAACAACGCCATGGTGACGGTGTTCGGCCGCATCCGCGACCTGACGCCCGAGGAAATCCGGCGGGTGACCGAGGTGACCTATCTCGGCTCCGTCCACGGCACCATGGCGGCGCTGCGCCGCATGCTGCCGCGCGACCGCGGCCTCATCCTTCAGGTCGGGTCGGCGCTGGCCTACCGCTCCATCCCGCTCCAGGCCGCCTATTGCGGCGCTAAGAGCGCCATCCGCGGCTTCATCGACAGCCTGCGCTCGGAACTGATCCACGACGGCAGCCGCCTGCGGGTGACCATGGTCCATCTGCCCGCCGTCAACACGCCGCAGTTCGACTGGGCGCGCAGCCACATGCCGCGCCGGGCGCGGCCGGTCGGCGCCATCTTCGACCCCGACGACATCGGCCGCGCCATCGTCCGGGCCGCCGCGGACCCCAAGCGGGAACACTGGCTGGGCTTCACCACCGCCGAGGCAATCCTCGGCACCCAGGCGCTTCCCGCCTACGCCGATTACCGGGTGGCCTTCACCGCCTTCGAGGGGCAGGAAACGGAGGAGGCGGAAGCGCCGGGCCGGCCCGACAACCTGTTCGAGCCGGTGTCCGGCCTGCACCGCACGCACGGGCGCTTCACCGGGCAGGAGGAGCGCCTGTCGCTGAACACCATGGGAACCGCGGCGCGCGGCTTCGCCTTCCTCGCCGGCCTTGCCTTGGCCGGAGGGATCGGCTACGCCGCGCGCGCGGTCCTGCGGAAGGAGCGCGCCTGA